One stretch of Pseudoxanthomonas sp. Root65 DNA includes these proteins:
- a CDS encoding prolyl oligopeptidase family serine peptidase: MPRLTHACLAAGLAMAGALSAPVNAAEADVSNDPYAWLEDVEGQKPLDWVKGVNAKAEAEIASTPAFKQLEADIRAILDSDAKIPGVQKIGDHYYNFWKDKQHERGLWRRTTLAEYRKAQPQWETVLDLDALNKAEGKNWVWHGADCRKPDYTRCLVALSRGGADADETREFDLVNKKFLTDGFYRPEAKGGLGWKDADTVYVYTDFGAGSMTSSGYPRIVKEWKRGTPLDSAKVVYEGKSDDMYIAAYHDDTPGFQRDFVSRTLAFYNDELYLRRADGTLAKIDAPNSANKGVFREWLTLELREPWTVGGKTYAAGSLLAEKFDDFIAGKRTFDVLFEPTASTSLAGMSVTRNHVVLNVLDDVKNRLSVLTPSATGWKRSDFVGAPGFGTVSISAVDADSSDAVWMTVTDYLTPTTLSLVELGQQPEQLKSMPAFFDASGKKIEQHFATSKDGTKIPYFLVRPEGLKYDGSTPTLLYGYGGFEISMTPGYSGGVGKGWLEKGGVYAVANIRGGGEYGPRWHQAALKANRHKAYEDFAAVAQDLIARKITSPKHLGIQGGSNGGLLTGNMLTQYPELFGAVVVQVPLLDMKRYSHLLAGASWMAEYGNPDTADWEFIKTFSPYHLFDPKKDYPPTLFMTSTRDDRVHPGHARKMAAMMLDAGKDVRYYENIEGGHGGAANNAQAAHMSALAYTFLWQQLSK; the protein is encoded by the coding sequence ATGCCCAGACTCACCCATGCCTGCCTGGCCGCCGGCCTTGCCATGGCGGGCGCGCTGTCCGCCCCCGTCAACGCCGCGGAGGCTGACGTGTCCAACGACCCGTACGCCTGGCTGGAAGACGTCGAAGGGCAGAAGCCGCTCGATTGGGTCAAGGGTGTGAACGCGAAGGCGGAGGCCGAAATCGCCTCGACCCCGGCGTTCAAGCAACTGGAAGCGGACATCCGCGCCATCCTCGATTCCGACGCCAAGATTCCCGGCGTGCAGAAGATCGGCGACCACTACTACAACTTCTGGAAGGACAAGCAGCACGAACGCGGCCTGTGGCGCCGCACCACGCTGGCCGAGTACCGCAAGGCGCAGCCGCAGTGGGAAACCGTGCTCGACCTGGACGCACTGAACAAGGCCGAGGGCAAGAACTGGGTTTGGCATGGCGCCGACTGCCGCAAGCCCGACTACACCCGCTGCCTGGTCGCGCTGTCGCGCGGCGGCGCCGATGCCGACGAGACCCGCGAGTTCGACCTGGTCAACAAGAAGTTCCTGACCGACGGCTTCTACCGCCCCGAGGCCAAGGGCGGCCTGGGCTGGAAGGACGCCGACACCGTCTACGTCTACACCGACTTCGGCGCCGGCAGCATGACCAGCTCCGGCTATCCGCGCATCGTCAAGGAATGGAAGCGTGGCACGCCGCTGGACAGCGCGAAGGTCGTCTACGAAGGCAAGTCCGACGACATGTACATCGCCGCGTACCACGACGACACGCCGGGCTTCCAGCGCGATTTCGTCAGCCGCACGCTGGCCTTCTACAACGACGAGCTGTACCTGCGCCGTGCCGACGGCACACTGGCCAAGATCGACGCGCCGAACTCCGCCAACAAGGGCGTGTTCCGCGAATGGCTGACGCTGGAACTGCGCGAGCCGTGGACCGTCGGCGGCAAGACCTACGCTGCCGGCTCGCTGCTGGCGGAGAAGTTCGACGACTTCATCGCCGGCAAGCGCACGTTCGACGTATTGTTCGAGCCGACGGCCAGCACCTCGCTCGCCGGCATGTCCGTCACCAGGAACCATGTCGTGCTGAACGTGCTGGACGACGTCAAGAACCGGCTGAGCGTGCTGACGCCGTCGGCGACCGGCTGGAAGCGCAGCGACTTCGTCGGTGCACCAGGCTTCGGCACCGTCAGCATCAGTGCGGTCGATGCCGACAGCAGCGACGCGGTCTGGATGACCGTCACCGACTACCTGACCCCGACCACGCTGTCGCTGGTCGAACTGGGTCAGCAACCGGAACAGTTGAAGTCGATGCCGGCGTTCTTCGACGCTTCCGGCAAGAAGATCGAGCAGCACTTCGCCACGTCCAAGGACGGCACCAAGATCCCGTACTTCCTGGTGCGTCCGGAAGGCCTGAAGTACGACGGCAGCACGCCGACCCTGCTGTACGGCTACGGCGGCTTCGAGATCTCGATGACGCCGGGCTATTCCGGCGGCGTGGGCAAGGGCTGGCTGGAGAAGGGCGGCGTGTACGCGGTCGCCAACATCCGCGGTGGCGGCGAGTACGGTCCGCGCTGGCACCAGGCCGCGCTGAAGGCCAACCGCCACAAGGCGTATGAGGATTTCGCGGCGGTCGCACAGGACCTGATCGCGCGCAAGATCACCTCGCCGAAGCACCTGGGCATCCAGGGTGGCAGCAATGGCGGCCTGCTGACCGGCAACATGCTGACGCAGTATCCGGAGCTGTTCGGCGCGGTCGTCGTGCAGGTGCCGCTGCTGGACATGAAGCGCTACAGCCACCTGCTGGCGGGCGCCTCGTGGATGGCCGAATACGGCAATCCCGACACGGCCGACTGGGAGTTCATCAAGACCTTCTCGCCGTACCACCTGTTCGACCCGAAGAAGGACTATCCGCCGACCCTGTTCATGACCTCGACGCGCGACGACCGCGTGCATCCCGGCCATGCCCGCAAGATGGCGGCGATGATGCTGGACGCCGGCAAGGACGTGCGCTACTACGAGAATATCGAAGGCGGCCACGGTGGCGCGGCGAACAACGCCCAGGCCGCGCACATGAGCGCGCTGGCCTACACCTTCCTCTGGCAGCAGTTGTCGAAGTAA
- a CDS encoding LytTR family DNA-binding domain-containing protein: MKVVIADDESLARERLRALLAEHAGIEVVAEAENGLDALQACSEHRPDMVLLDIAMPGVDGLEAARHLAAFDPRPAVVFCTAYDEHALSAFEAAAIDYLMKPIRPERLAAALERARTFIAGRENHPPAASNSQPRTHLCARLRGSLRLIPVDEVHYLQAEEKYVVVHHARGEDLIEESLKSLEEEFGGRFVRIHRNCLVARHELVEIKRVGDGHVQAILRHGKAPLEVSRRCVAGLRETVKAL; this comes from the coding sequence GTGAAAGTGGTCATCGCCGACGACGAATCCCTTGCACGCGAGCGCCTGCGCGCCCTGCTTGCCGAACATGCCGGCATCGAGGTGGTCGCCGAAGCCGAGAACGGCCTCGACGCCCTGCAGGCCTGCTCGGAGCATCGGCCGGACATGGTCCTGCTCGACATCGCCATGCCCGGCGTGGACGGACTCGAAGCCGCCCGCCACCTGGCCGCCTTCGATCCACGTCCGGCCGTGGTGTTCTGCACCGCGTACGACGAACACGCGCTCTCCGCGTTCGAGGCCGCCGCCATCGACTACCTGATGAAGCCGATCCGTCCAGAACGGCTCGCGGCGGCGCTGGAGCGCGCCCGCACCTTCATCGCCGGGCGGGAGAACCATCCGCCGGCGGCATCGAACAGCCAGCCGCGCACCCATCTCTGCGCACGCCTGCGCGGCAGCCTGCGCCTGATCCCGGTGGATGAAGTCCACTACCTGCAGGCCGAGGAGAAATACGTGGTGGTGCACCACGCGCGCGGCGAGGACCTGATCGAAGAGTCGCTGAAGTCGCTGGAAGAGGAGTTCGGCGGCCGCTTCGTGCGCATCCACCGCAACTGCCTGGTCGCGCGGCACGAACTGGTCGAGATCAAGCGTGTCGGCGATGGCCACGTGCAGGCGATCCTGCGCCACGGCAAGGCGCCGCTGGAGGTCAGCCGGCGCTGTGTGGCCGGCCTGCGCGAGACGGTCAAGGCGCTCTGA
- a CDS encoding YafY family protein, with product MDKIERITALHRLLKAARYPVTVKRLQEELGCSRATVYRDLAYLRDALMAPIEGDGEAGFRYHAAESDRFELPGLWLSSEELYALLAAQQLLVRTGGGVLSGALAPLQKRIEGLLADHAGVDQWPVDRVRVIPHRGRTLDEASFRTVASAVLERKQLQFEYRARSTDERTRRTVSPQRITHYRDNWYLDAWDHERNALRSFAVDRIGQARMGDEPARDLPNEELNQHLASSYGIFSGEPKGWATILFSAKAARWVADEQWHSKQQGRHLSDGRYELKIPYSVSRELLMDILHYGADAEIIEPAVLREQAKALLELALSNYEKK from the coding sequence ATGGACAAGATCGAACGCATCACCGCCCTGCACCGACTCCTCAAGGCGGCCCGCTATCCAGTGACGGTGAAGCGGCTGCAGGAAGAACTGGGCTGCTCGCGCGCGACGGTCTACCGTGACCTGGCCTACCTGCGCGATGCGCTGATGGCCCCGATCGAGGGCGATGGCGAAGCAGGCTTCCGTTACCACGCCGCCGAGAGCGACCGTTTCGAACTGCCCGGCCTGTGGCTGAGTTCGGAGGAACTGTACGCGCTGCTCGCCGCCCAACAATTGCTGGTGCGCACCGGCGGCGGCGTGCTGTCCGGTGCGCTGGCGCCGCTGCAGAAGCGCATCGAGGGCCTGCTGGCCGACCACGCGGGCGTCGACCAGTGGCCGGTCGACCGCGTGCGCGTCATCCCGCATCGCGGCCGCACGCTCGACGAAGCCAGCTTCCGCACCGTCGCCTCCGCCGTGCTGGAGCGCAAGCAGCTGCAGTTCGAGTACCGCGCCCGCTCCACCGACGAACGCACCAGGCGTACGGTGTCGCCGCAGCGCATCACCCACTACCGCGACAACTGGTATCTGGACGCGTGGGACCACGAGCGCAACGCGCTGCGCAGCTTCGCCGTCGACCGCATCGGGCAAGCGAGGATGGGCGACGAACCCGCGCGCGACCTCCCCAACGAGGAACTGAACCAGCATCTGGCCTCGAGCTACGGCATCTTCTCGGGCGAACCGAAGGGGTGGGCGACGATCCTGTTCAGCGCCAAGGCCGCGCGCTGGGTCGCCGACGAACAGTGGCATTCCAAGCAGCAGGGCCGGCATCTGTCCGATGGCCGCTACGAACTGAAGATTCCCTACAGCGTCTCGCGCGAGCTGCTGATGGACATCCTGCACTACGGCGCCGACGCCGAGATCATCGAGCCTGCCGTGCTGCGCGAACAGGCGAAAGCGCTGCTGGAGCTGGCGCTGTCGAACTACGAGAAGAAGTAA
- a CDS encoding lipocalin family protein, with translation MPLCPRVARLALLACLLALLAGCGHRGAVREGPAALDLPRFMGTWHVVAHVPYFAERGHVAARYEYALRDTDKVGVTYHYREGFDQPEQAREARASVKSESGNREWTLWFVGVVPAKWRIREVAPDYSWALVDYPGRDMGWIIARDPVMADAQYQDLVKRARDHGINARQLVRVPQVREQVGAPGFGEPKAP, from the coding sequence ATGCCGTTGTGTCCCCGCGTGGCCCGCCTCGCCCTGCTGGCCTGCCTGCTGGCGCTGCTCGCCGGCTGCGGCCATCGCGGCGCCGTCCGGGAAGGCCCCGCCGCGCTCGACCTACCCCGCTTCATGGGCACTTGGCACGTGGTGGCGCATGTTCCCTACTTCGCCGAACGTGGCCATGTGGCGGCGCGCTACGAATACGCACTGCGCGACACCGACAAGGTGGGCGTGACCTATCACTACCGCGAGGGCTTCGACCAGCCCGAACAGGCGCGCGAAGCCCGCGCTTCGGTGAAGAGCGAGTCCGGCAACCGCGAATGGACCCTGTGGTTCGTCGGCGTGGTGCCGGCGAAGTGGCGCATCCGCGAGGTGGCGCCGGATTATTCGTGGGCGCTGGTCGACTACCCCGGCCGCGACATGGGCTGGATCATCGCCCGGGACCCCGTGATGGCCGATGCGCAGTACCAGGACCTAGTGAAGCGCGCCCGCGACCACGGCATCAACGCCCGCCAGCTGGTGCGCGTGCCGCAGGTGCGGGAACAGGTGGGCGCGCCGGGGTTCGGGGAGCCGAAGGCGCCGTGA
- a CDS encoding energy transducer TonB, producing MKTMWMWMGVGIALGMTACGDAAAPAASREEAVAIDVATGDEPATPYERATRALSAGRMLSPVGDNAVEHYLAARTQAPEQARAQAALAELQPYVLIAAEQAIARGDAPEALRLQGLIERIDARAPALPRLRTAVAALVREQAARELAVAQEAVQPLASAPVASTPALPPPAVVPMTATAAPQADPVSTPVVPTAAQEPPRPVSTPQPAARIAQGTTTPRLLQDAQPRYPLPALRARIEGQAEVAFTIQPDGSVRDVRLLSSTADGMFDASALAVAQRWRFEATGQAHASSRTVRFRLPAGEARGG from the coding sequence ATGAAAACGATGTGGATGTGGATGGGCGTGGGAATCGCTCTGGGGATGACGGCGTGCGGCGATGCGGCTGCACCCGCGGCGAGCCGGGAAGAAGCGGTGGCGATCGACGTCGCAACCGGGGACGAACCCGCGACGCCGTACGAGCGGGCGACGCGTGCACTGTCCGCCGGCCGGATGCTGTCGCCCGTGGGCGACAATGCGGTGGAACATTATCTCGCCGCGCGCACACAGGCCCCGGAGCAGGCGCGCGCGCAGGCCGCACTGGCCGAACTGCAGCCGTACGTGCTGATTGCCGCCGAGCAGGCGATCGCGCGCGGTGACGCGCCGGAGGCGCTGCGGCTGCAGGGACTGATCGAGCGCATCGATGCCCGTGCGCCGGCCCTGCCGCGGTTGCGGACCGCGGTGGCCGCCCTCGTGCGCGAACAGGCGGCACGGGAGCTGGCGGTCGCTCAGGAGGCCGTGCAACCGCTGGCATCCGCACCCGTGGCTTCGACGCCCGCGTTGCCACCACCCGCCGTCGTGCCCATGACCGCGACGGCTGCGCCGCAAGCCGATCCCGTGTCTACGCCGGTCGTGCCGACCGCGGCGCAGGAACCGCCCCGACCGGTCAGCACGCCCCAGCCGGCAGCGCGCATCGCGCAGGGCACGACGACGCCGCGGTTGCTGCAGGATGCGCAGCCACGCTATCCCCTGCCGGCACTGCGTGCGCGCATCGAAGGACAGGCGGAAGTGGCCTTCACCATCCAGCCCGATGGCAGCGTGCGCGATGTCCGCCTGCTGTCGTCGACGGCGGACGGCATGTTCGATGCCTCGGCACTCGCGGTGGCGCAACGCTGGCGCTTCGAGGCGACCGGCCAGGCACACGCCTCCAGCCGCACCGTGCGGTTCCGCCTGCCGGCCGGTGAGGCCCGCGGCGGCTGA
- a CDS encoding EAL domain-containing protein — translation MRPTAITMPSHIVDGDPDVSWVIDHSDNAIVVCDDSARITWTNQGFTRMLGYTREDAVGRRPSDFLAGPHTDPETVEWVRGQLHTQQGYRTELLVYAKNGVPLWISAVVNPVFDPERNIRYLLGVYTDITHSKLHEEMHRKVLGAIVREQPLRDVLTLICREVEKVMPEAVASVIGVDEYGRLRPLAAPSLPDAIASVIDGELAGPMVGACGSAAWSGQPVECRDIERDPRWQAYNAPFLALGIRACWSSPIKDNDGRVLGTFALYYWENRAPDDFHQRVVDVCLHLCALAMERERAHARMHQLSFYDTLTGLPNRALFNSKVEQMLLGAARRDAHVALLFVDIDRFKIVNDTQGHTAGDMLLRELAKRLGSELREGDVVARLAGDEFVLAVPDRTAEEAANLADRLMARLSEPVSAGRMMLTPQASVGVAMFPSDGWDVDSLVRHADIAMYRAKSEGGGRIVFYSLEMNQAMQERLALENALREAIRSGQLRLHYQPQVALDDDATLHGVEALLRWRHPEIGEISPSTFVPMAEECGLIDELGRWTLEEACTQMADWRRRGVPVPRVSVNLSAINFEQQDLPTFIGNVLGKCGLSPDHLMVEVTESVMLAQKPEVLANIDAIHRMGVSLSIDDFGTGYSSLSHLHRLPISELKLDMSFVRDLEHSESARALTTSILRIGESLSLKVVAEGVENAAQRAVLASLNCDLLQGYYVSRPLSPHSLERWVSLQPPAE, via the coding sequence GTGAGGCCCACCGCCATCACCATGCCCTCGCACATCGTCGATGGCGATCCGGACGTGTCCTGGGTCATCGACCACAGCGACAACGCCATCGTCGTCTGCGACGATTCCGCGCGCATCACCTGGACCAACCAGGGCTTCACGCGGATGCTGGGCTACACGCGGGAAGACGCGGTGGGACGCCGGCCCAGCGATTTCCTGGCCGGCCCGCATACCGATCCGGAAACGGTCGAATGGGTGCGCGGACAGCTGCACACGCAGCAGGGCTACCGCACCGAACTGCTGGTCTACGCCAAGAACGGCGTGCCGCTGTGGATCTCCGCCGTGGTGAACCCGGTCTTCGATCCCGAGCGCAACATCCGCTACCTGCTCGGCGTCTACACCGACATCACCCACAGCAAGCTGCACGAAGAAATGCACCGCAAGGTGCTGGGCGCCATCGTCCGCGAACAGCCGCTGCGGGACGTGCTGACGCTGATCTGCCGCGAGGTGGAGAAGGTCATGCCCGAAGCCGTCGCGTCGGTGATCGGCGTCGACGAATATGGCCGCCTGCGCCCGCTGGCTGCGCCCAGCCTGCCGGACGCCATCGCCTCGGTGATCGACGGCGAACTCGCCGGTCCGATGGTCGGCGCCTGCGGCTCGGCCGCATGGAGCGGGCAACCGGTGGAATGCCGCGACATCGAGCGCGACCCGCGCTGGCAGGCCTACAACGCGCCGTTCCTGGCGCTGGGCATCCGCGCGTGCTGGTCCAGCCCGATCAAGGACAACGACGGCCGCGTGCTGGGCACGTTCGCGCTGTACTACTGGGAAAACCGCGCGCCGGACGATTTCCACCAGCGCGTGGTCGATGTCTGCCTGCACCTGTGCGCGCTGGCGATGGAGCGCGAGCGCGCCCACGCCCGCATGCACCAGCTGTCGTTCTACGACACGCTGACCGGCCTGCCTAACCGCGCGCTGTTCAACAGCAAGGTGGAACAGATGCTGCTGGGCGCCGCCCGGCGCGACGCCCACGTGGCGCTGCTCTTCGTCGACATCGACCGCTTCAAGATCGTCAACGACACCCAGGGCCACACCGCCGGCGACATGCTGCTGCGCGAACTCGCCAAGCGGCTCGGCAGCGAACTGCGCGAGGGCGACGTGGTAGCGCGGCTGGCGGGCGACGAGTTCGTGCTGGCGGTGCCCGACCGCACCGCGGAGGAAGCCGCCAACCTCGCCGATCGCCTGATGGCGCGCCTGTCCGAGCCGGTCAGCGCCGGCCGCATGATGCTCACCCCGCAGGCCAGCGTGGGCGTGGCGATGTTCCCCTCCGACGGCTGGGACGTCGACTCGCTGGTGCGGCATGCCGACATCGCCATGTACCGCGCCAAGTCCGAAGGCGGCGGGCGCATCGTGTTCTACAGCCTGGAAATGAACCAGGCGATGCAGGAGCGCCTGGCGCTGGAGAACGCCCTGCGCGAAGCGATCCGCAGCGGCCAGCTGCGCCTGCACTACCAGCCGCAGGTCGCGCTGGACGACGACGCCACGCTGCACGGCGTCGAAGCGCTGCTGCGCTGGCGGCACCCGGAGATCGGCGAGATCTCGCCCTCGACCTTCGTGCCGATGGCCGAGGAATGCGGCCTGATCGACGAACTGGGCCGCTGGACGCTGGAGGAAGCCTGCACGCAGATGGCCGACTGGCGCCGTCGCGGCGTGCCGGTGCCGCGCGTCTCGGTCAACCTGTCGGCGATCAACTTCGAACAGCAGGACCTGCCCACCTTCATCGGCAACGTGCTGGGCAAGTGCGGGCTGTCGCCCGACCACCTGATGGTCGAGGTGACCGAAAGCGTGATGCTGGCGCAGAAGCCTGAAGTGCTGGCGAATATCGATGCGATCCACCGGATGGGCGTCAGCCTGTCGATCGACGATTTCGGCACCGGCTACTCCAGCCTGAGCCATCTGCACCGCCTGCCGATCAGCGAACTGAAGCTGGACATGAGCTTCGTCCGCGACCTGGAGCACAGCGAGTCCGCGCGCGCACTGACCACCTCGATCCTGCGCATCGGCGAGAGCCTGTCCCTGAAAGTGGTGGCGGAGGGCGTGGAGAACGCCGCCCAGCGCGCCGTGCTGGCTTCGCTCAACTGCGACCTGCTGCAGGGCTACTACGTCTCCCGTCCGCTCTCGCCGCACTCGCTGGAGCGCTGGGTCAGCCTGCAACCGCCGGCCGAGTGA
- the hemC gene encoding hydroxymethylbilane synthase: MTTLRIATRKSPLALWQSEHVADRLRAAHPGLAVELVPMSTRGDEVLDRSLAAIGGKGLFLKELELAMLRGDADCAVHSLKDVPMELEGPFVLPAILTRADHADAFVSNHHEGLLSLPQGARVGTSSLRRQAQLRAVRPDLELRDLRGNVNTRLAKLDAGEYDAIVLACAGLDRLGFASRIRARLDAPDWLPAPAQGAVAVECRAEDPAVQALFAALDDAATRVCVEAERAMNRALHGSCHVPVAAFAQRDGDDLVLSGLVGSVADGQVLRTEGRGPATDPDALGRRVAAQLLEQGAGAFLA; this comes from the coding sequence ATGACCACGCTGCGCATCGCCACCCGCAAGAGCCCGCTCGCCCTCTGGCAGAGCGAACATGTCGCCGACCGCCTGCGCGCCGCGCATCCCGGTCTGGCCGTCGAGCTGGTGCCGATGAGCACGCGCGGTGACGAAGTGCTCGACCGCTCGCTCGCCGCGATCGGCGGCAAGGGCCTGTTCCTGAAGGAACTGGAACTGGCGATGCTGCGTGGCGATGCGGATTGCGCCGTGCATTCGCTGAAGGATGTGCCGATGGAACTGGAGGGGCCGTTCGTGTTGCCGGCCATCCTCACCCGCGCCGACCATGCGGATGCCTTCGTCTCCAACCACCACGAAGGCCTGCTGTCACTGCCGCAGGGCGCGCGCGTGGGCACCTCGTCGCTGCGTCGGCAGGCGCAGTTGCGCGCGGTGCGTCCCGATCTGGAACTGCGCGACCTGCGCGGCAACGTCAACACGCGCCTGGCCAAACTGGATGCAGGTGAGTACGACGCCATCGTGCTGGCCTGCGCGGGCCTGGACCGGCTCGGCTTCGCCTCGCGCATCCGCGCGCGGCTCGACGCGCCGGACTGGTTGCCGGCGCCGGCGCAGGGTGCGGTGGCGGTCGAGTGCCGCGCCGAGGATCCCGCCGTGCAGGCCCTGTTCGCCGCGCTGGACGATGCCGCCACGCGCGTCTGCGTGGAGGCGGAGCGGGCGATGAACCGTGCCCTGCACGGCAGCTGCCATGTGCCGGTGGCCGCGTTCGCGCAGCGCGATGGCGACGACCTCGTGCTGTCGGGCCTGGTGGGCTCGGTGGCGGATGGTCAGGTGCTGCGCACGGAAGGGCGTGGACCGGCCACCGATCCCGACGCACTGGGGCGCCGGGTCGCCGCGCAGCTGCTTGAGCAGGGCGCGGGCGCGTTCCTCGCCTGA
- a CDS encoding alpha/beta hydrolase — MTTSHASAVLDTVEQETGPAPQWSVLWLHGLGADGHDFAPLVPELVRPGWPALRFVFPHAPVRAVTINNGVRMRAWYDIVGMDFPTRADSAGIEESIVQVEALIEREQARGIAPERLLLAGFSQGGAITLAAGLRRQVPLAGLIALSTYLPGAGQAAGHLQPAATAQPVFMAHGSGDPVIPLVHAEQSARVLGELGFDVQWQRYPMAHQVCAEEIRDLGDWMARRFAL; from the coding sequence ATGACGACTTCCCACGCTTCCGCCGTACTCGATACCGTCGAACAGGAAACCGGCCCGGCGCCGCAGTGGTCCGTGCTGTGGCTGCACGGGCTGGGCGCCGACGGCCATGATTTCGCGCCGCTGGTGCCCGAACTGGTGCGGCCGGGCTGGCCGGCATTGCGCTTCGTGTTCCCGCATGCGCCGGTGCGTGCGGTGACCATCAACAACGGCGTGCGCATGCGCGCCTGGTACGACATCGTCGGCATGGATTTCCCCACCCGCGCGGACAGTGCCGGCATCGAGGAATCCATCGTCCAGGTGGAAGCACTGATCGAACGCGAGCAGGCGCGCGGCATCGCGCCGGAGCGCCTGCTGCTGGCCGGCTTCTCGCAGGGCGGTGCCATCACCCTGGCCGCCGGCCTGCGCCGGCAGGTGCCGCTGGCGGGGCTGATCGCGTTGTCGACCTACCTGCCCGGCGCCGGACAGGCCGCCGGCCACCTGCAGCCGGCGGCCACCGCGCAACCGGTCTTCATGGCGCATGGCAGCGGCGATCCGGTGATCCCGCTGGTGCACGCAGAACAGAGTGCCCGCGTGCTGGGCGAGCTCGGTTTCGACGTGCAGTGGCAGCGCTATCCGATGGCGCACCAGGTCTGCGCGGAGGAAATCCGTGACCTGGGTGACTGGATGGCACGGCGATTTGCGTTGTAA
- a CDS encoding DUF481 domain-containing protein, with protein MSARMSFSLLALALLAGGALPAHATEVLLPRNDKVDAPSSGKGFSKQEGMALPVVAMAVRPIPETPPPPAPPAPTLTGGGELGFAAASGNSNNESFNGRLDLTYQDGGAWRHSASLFGLHSRSEYNRQLDDGSVVRDRRTTANRYTVTANSAYLMDDRGTLNTSVRHEQDDFGTYSRQQSVSLSYGNRVIENERAHLDLQVGPGFRRAYDTLDDRNEASFIGRGLIDLRYALSENTEIVNKLLVESGEYNTFAQNDLGVSVTMNSHLALKAGWQARHNSDVAPDIKKTDTLTTMNVVYRFK; from the coding sequence ATGTCCGCCCGGATGTCCTTTTCCCTGCTCGCCCTCGCCCTGCTGGCTGGCGGCGCACTCCCGGCGCATGCCACCGAGGTGCTGCTGCCGCGCAACGACAAGGTCGACGCCCCGTCCTCCGGCAAGGGCTTCTCCAAGCAGGAAGGAATGGCGCTCCCGGTGGTCGCCATGGCGGTGCGCCCGATCCCGGAAACACCCCCGCCGCCTGCGCCTCCCGCGCCGACCCTGACTGGCGGCGGCGAGCTCGGGTTTGCCGCCGCCAGCGGCAACAGCAACAACGAAAGTTTCAATGGGCGGCTGGACCTGACCTACCAGGACGGCGGCGCGTGGCGTCACAGCGCCAGCCTGTTCGGGCTGCATTCCCGCTCCGAATACAACCGGCAACTGGACGACGGCAGCGTGGTTCGCGACCGGCGCACCACCGCCAACCGCTACACCGTGACGGCCAACAGCGCCTACCTGATGGACGACCGCGGCACGCTCAACACGTCCGTACGCCATGAACAGGACGACTTCGGTACCTACAGCCGCCAGCAGTCGGTGAGCTTGAGCTACGGCAACCGGGTGATCGAGAACGAACGCGCGCACCTCGACCTGCAGGTAGGCCCGGGCTTCCGCCGCGCGTACGACACGCTGGATGACCGCAACGAGGCCAGCTTCATCGGTCGCGGCCTGATCGACCTGCGCTATGCACTGAGCGAGAACACCGAGATCGTCAACAAGCTGCTGGTGGAATCGGGCGAGTACAACACGTTCGCGCAGAACGACCTGGGCGTGTCGGTGACGATGAACTCGCACCTGGCGCTGAAGGCCGGCTGGCAGGCGCGCCACAACAGCGATGTCGCGCCCGACATCAAGAAGACCGATACCCTGACCACGATGAACGTGGTCTACCGCTTCAAGTAA